The sequence below is a genomic window from Glandiceps talaboti chromosome 14, keGlaTala1.1, whole genome shotgun sequence.
TCGTAAGTGCCACAGCCGGAAAGGACTCTGCAGGACTTGAGCATCACGTGACCTTTTAATCTGTACAATCTGAATCAGATTTCTACATAAAATCTGGACAAATACCTTAATTCAATATAACtgtgatattacattgtgtggGTAAATATGATGTATTATCTTATATATGCCAGTATAACAAAATTATAACACAGGGTCTCAACGGTTATTTCACTTAGACTATTGTCAACTATGTATTGCATTGAAGGAAAAGAAACTATATGCTTTCAGAGAACACCTTTAATAAGTTAGTTCTTactgggggagggggagggggttcttATCGACATTAAAGTTGTTTGCCAAGATTAAAAACAGACTACACTAGTGATATTAAATAGAACAGACTTTCGTATACGATATAAAGTATGAGGCCTGATTGCACGGCAGTACCAGCAAAGCAACCCAATTTGAAACATTATCAGTACACAAtattatatactgtatatagcTAATCTTAGTCACTAACATTCACAAAGACTACATATTCTCAACTAAAGAAGGGGCATTTTAATAGAAACATTAATCATAGCatacattattatgtttttgttttgttttgttttgtcattacttttttctgaaatatgtttgtaTTAGCTTAAGCTTACATGTAGCTGTATTTTCCAAACACAAAATACACTAATGAGTAATCTGACATATGTTCTTGGCAATGTCACAGATTTGACAATTTGGCTTATAGAGATTTCAGTTTGGCGCCCTCTATTGTTGGGTTCGATAGTTAACACTACAAACAGATAGATAACAATATATAAATGTAGGTTTCAGTTACTGCTATACAGTGAATTTTATTGCCTTCTAGGTTTCAAGCGGTCCATTAAATTCATGTGGACATGCTTATAAATCATTTAAAAGTATCAACAAAGAACGAAGCCGCATATCCTCCGGCTCTTAGAGTTGCCATCggtaaatatattaattaaGCACATAGGGTAAATCAACGTTATGTACTCTAATAGGCCTACTACTGTCCACTCACCAGGTAATTTAGTAAAGAAGGTTGGCATAGGACTCTGTAAAGGAATTGTTTTGGTAGGATTTGATAGGATATTGTTGAACTTCACCAGTGGTTATTTACTTGTCGATATGGAATTAATAATGGGGAACTACATATTATGCTGAACAGTGTTCACTCATTGCAGTTGATATATATTAACGTTATGCTAGGGAGTATTACCTATAATCTATATGTTACTggatataaacaaaaatgaAGGTAAAAAATAGgttcattattttattcatcaGGTCAAGAAATATTCGTGTACTGACATGCCTGTATTCCACATAATATTCATAATCGGATTCATATGTTAATATCAAATCGAAAGAGAAATGTGATAAACTGATTGGCTAACAAAGACGCACCCAATCTCAGATCTACATCGAGGATTTAACTCCTGTTCACTTTCCTGTCAACCTGATTGTGATTTCACTCTACAAGAAATACAAAATGGTAAGTTACATTTCATTACCCGTTATTTGGTGAATATCTACGTTAGCGACAAATATAAGAGATGTTCTTCAACAGATTAATTACATTGACTTTATACAATGAAAACTATGTTGCGTACCTGATTCATATACTCACTGTTTGGGTCGACAAAACTGTTCTAAAATCGGAATATCACAATTTGATTTATATTAAATCTAAATTATATTTCTTAACTCATTGTAGATGAATCACAGAACCAATCAATTATATGGTCCAATTCATTCTCACATTGCAAATCTTTCGCCTTTATTTGTCGATTTAAAAGTTCGTCTTGAtgcttttattacaaattatttcGAAGATCACAATTTTACATGATCTTAAAGtcgcacaagctgagtttataagtttttgtAATCAGATGGAAACACTTCAATAAAAAGCCACATTACAGTATTGTGTTTAAAATGTTGATGTCGATGCAAGCCTTCTATAACAATACGATTGTCTTCTGGTATTGTTAGAATTGTAggaatttcctgaacatttttggtacgtgtaataaattacgtcatcggattgtttatGAGTTaaatcttaataccaggtttgagctCAGTCaaaattacaagtgatggttaagtttGTTTCAGTGAATACAATACTGTGCCagtaaatatgcagcaaaaacgaCATCCatagatactagtatataaacTCAGCTGTACTGTGCCAGTAAATATGCAGCTAACACTACACCCATAGACTGACTATAAACTCAGCTTTTGCCAATTTACTACAACAGTGTACTAACAATGTGAATGTAAACGTTGCAGCGACTCAATACACTGTGGATGACGACTTTTAGATTATACTCAgatgttttcttttcatttatgtCAAATACAAGTGACCCAAGGAGCCTTGAATTTTGAAAACGACTTTTAGGTTATATTTAgatgttttcttttcattcagccaaggcaaatacaagtgacctaaggagccttgtcacCATAGATCGTGTTATCccattgaatattcataaatattggggaatatcaAGATACtgataaattattttgatttttaactgCTCGATCTGTCTCTATTTTATCAAAGACAGATACGCTAACCAAGAGGAAGATTGCCAGTAAGTGTTctcttcttttgtttttatcacataaatataaACTTATTTCATGTTCAAAATTTCGTATGGTTAAAAATAATTGTTCTGTTCCATTTTACTTGGTAAAACTATTGTCATTATGGAATGTTTCAGAAAACAATAGCGATGGAGAACAATAGTGAACAATAGAGAACAGGAGCACAATATTGCCATGAAATGACGTAATTCCACGTAATCAAATTGAAAACACAATACAGCATTTAAAcataatgaaatacatgtatatagacacTCTGGCAAGTTATAGAAGATATATTTATTTGACAAGAATTACTTGCTCCCAAAACCAAGCGATATTAATATCATCATAATTAGGCAATTGATATGCATATACAATCTcttggcatatatatatatatatatatatatatatatatatatatatatatatatatatatatatatatatatatatatatatatatatatatatatatatatatattaaatgatgagtgtcatatgttttgtgaggggaggacttgattagttgtgtaacaactacttccacacccttttcccgaataacacgtttatgtatatacataaggatatttagttctgttctgtatcacattttttttgtacgtgggaataaattattattattattattatatatatgtatatatatatatatatatatatatatatatatatatatatatatatacatatacatatatatatatatatatatatatatatatatatatatatatatatgtgtgtgtgtgtgtgtgtgtgtgtatgtgtgtgtgtgtatgcgtacgcatacacacactcaAGGCCTTCACTTTCATGAAGTttcttttttccatttttttacaACTATTTAGTTTATTATCGTTTCGTACAACTAACATATTTGTTTCCTCCAATCATGTAAAGGTAGACATGATTTGTGTCCTGCAACTCTCTCATATTTTGAACCTTGCAGACTTGAAGAGAGCATTCAAAAGATTTGACAAAGATGGCAATGGAAAGATTGACACCAACGAATTAGAGAATGTATTGAAATCACTGGGCCAGAATCCAACTGAAGCCGACGTTCGGGATATGATCAAGAAATTTGATGCTGACGGTGagatattttcaacatatactcaaagtacacacacacacacacacacacacacacacacacacacacacacacacacacacacacacacacacacacacacacacacaaacacatatacacacacacactcatactcacacacacacgcacgcacgcacgcacacacacacacacacaaacacatatacacacacacactcatactcacacacacacgcacgcacgcacgcacgcacgcacgcacatacgcaTGCACACAGAGGTTTAAATCgatgaggttttttttttggtaaaccAAATCAGTAATTCCCTGGGAAAGCTTACGTATATCTACATTAAATCTACTTACTTGAATTTCTAATTTCGCGGAATTTACTGcagaaatattacaaaacatactttatgtcaaaagaaaaattatgaaattgttaGTTTTGGTACCAGAGTTGTTGTCAGTTATTTTCATATATCTGACACGTGTATAAAGAACATCGTTGACACACAAACGTCATACTTTAATATTTTCTTCGATTTGCAGGTTTAACCCCTCGCCGCCATCCCCTCATCCCACCCTAAGGTATAACTCTATAGCTTCTGTcagattattttaattatacgTACCAGATGTTATTCATGTCCATCCTCCTTTATACTTTATATTACAGGGAACGGAACTATCGAAGTCGACGAATTTGTAACAACGATGCAGAAAGTAATAAAAGTACCATCGTGTGAGGAAGATGTCCGGGAAGCCTTCAACGTTTTTGATGCAGATAATAGTGGATATATCACTGCTGATGAATTACGTCACGTAAGCGCCCTCATCGGTGTGGGATTTTCAGATGACGTAGTAGAAGAGAAGATACGGAAGGCCGACACAGACGGTGATGGAAAGGTACAATACGAAGGTATGGACGTCTTGATATATTCTTGTTGTTGCTTGGTAAAAACGAAAGCATCTGTAAATATCAACGTTGAGGACGTCATCCatgcttatttgtttgtttgtttttctttacttctttatttctttaatcGTGAGTAGTAATTACCAATCATTTGTTAATAAGACAATCAGAAAGTTGTGTGTAAGTTGTTAAATATTGGCTTTTATTGGCATTCCATATTCTAGTATTCGCGCCAACGTTAACCATGATATGTTTTGTATGActgacatctacatgtaaagtaatacataatgtatttaaTTTCTGTCTTTCCACAGAATTCCTTCAATTCGTCAAATCCACTTACAAGTTCAAGTAACACCCTTTGATATATACTGATACTGAAAATGAAGTATGGCATACAATTTACACTACCaatcatatttttctttgtatgCTAGCCTAATGTATGTTTTACTACAACATGCTCAAACTATGACAGAATGCAACCAATCAACTTCTGTCAATTAACTTCAAGATTTAATAAAAGTATAACAACTATCATCCCAACTGTATTAGATATAGCCGATATTAAATGAACAGTTATATGATCATCAAAAGTAATGATTATGTATATTACTCTTCTGTGTCACCTGCAAACGTGATTTGATGGGAGAGAGAGAacgggtgagtgagtgagtgagtgagtgagtgagtgagtgagtgagtgagtgagtgagtgagtgagtgagtgagtgagtgagtgagtgagtgagtgagtgagtgagtgagtgagtgagtgaaagagagtgagagagagagagtctgacagacagacagacagacagacagagagacagacagacagacagacaggcgagTCAGTCACAGACAACTGAAATTAATAATtaagaaaaacagttttatccaTAAATCGTCCTTACCTCCAATTTGTTCAAAATAATCCAGACAGCAACTATGAAGACAGCTACAGTAGAAGTCGTAATTGTACCAATTGCATTGTCACAATATCCTTTCCCTATCGGAATGTTGAATAAAATCagcaaaatcaaaatattaaaaataacactTAGTGAATCTATGCTTTAACTAGAGATGAGAAACGAAATTAATTAAAGACAGCAGTTCAAGTTTTCATTTCAGTGAAGATTTTAGCGAACCCATACGAaatttaaatgtaatataagCATACGTATAGTAAGAGGCTCAGATAATTATgcatgctccccagggagttggtGGGAAAAAGGGCCGTTctgccgctatagatccgtgccaggccaggggtaataattttAAGGCActtttgagcacagagtgggaaagtgctatataaaaacagACAGTATTACTAcaattatttaaacaataatgtacgccctcccagcccataatggacgaaagcaaactttgaacgacataatgggcgaggcgacagccgagcccattatggagtgcaaagtttgcttgagtccattatgggctgggagggcgtacattattgttattattttatagttttgccaattccagtgaatttgtagaccgagaaacgcaaaacaacgtataatatacacagcgctgaacatcgtctgccatgttcggcccggaagctgaatactaatcatagcgacacacgtacgtacacgtacacacacatatacacttcaatgaactgctgtgaagacaaacttgtttcatgaatgcgttgtatttttaaacagtggaaatgacaatcttaagtaacaacatacatttcgaaaaaatacctagtcgtacgaagaaacagaacaaataagcttgtattgttatgctcgttccggggccgcgatacccaataatggagtacattatcagtaataatgtacagcgatgacgtcacaaaattcactggaattggtaatgctataatataatacctGTTATACTAATAGTTATACTAAATGTAATATAACAGTATCCTCTAATAAACATGTAACCCTTAATGACTTCAACCATGACAGTTATTATGAAACTGTAACTGAATCATTATTTATAGATCGAAATCTAAAATAGCAAAATCGCTTAGCTAGCATTAGggacgagatcaatagttcaatataagaaaaaatgaatttaGTCTCAGACTCCCCCTCCCCACCCTACTAAATCggccaaaattaaaaattgtttcagaccACACAatatcagtatgtagtagtatgtagtgctatgaatataaagccactTTATTTTATATTAGTGCACAATGCGAACATTTTTCCATTTCACATTttgttagaaatatttgtatttttgggggaaaaacaaacacattaaaaGTGAAATCGTTTTTGTACGATACGTACTAAAATggatcacccccccccccccccaagtaaaCGAATATAGTTTTTTATCCTAAATTGAACAATCGATATCACCCCTGGACACAGGGAATAATTGCCCCAGTGTCCCATGTCTATGCTCAAACATACAATACTACACCACTCTGTACAATATcgtacccacaactctctccgAGTGGTATGTTTGGGGGTTCCTTTCTTTATaaaaataactattattatgTCTTTAAATAACATATGTTGACAAATCTAACATATCTATCTCCTACAATAAATcactgtaaatgaaaatgggtattcagcgTCGGTGGTAATTCTCTTTTTCGCAAATGTCAAAAACGTTTTTGCAAAAGCTTGTACACAtttgagatttgtctgactctCGGGAGATGATGTCTGATAGTAGAAATCAGAGAGGGTTATGGGTAAAACATATATTGCTCATCAGCACCATCCCAAGTTCGATTTTTTCTAAAAAGTGTTTTACCTTATGTGTCTTCAACAATAATTCCATAGCCCATCTCAGTACGGGAGCCATCAGATACAATACGTATCCACACAGTAGGTTGAGTCGATAAGAAATCGTCTGGTGCTGGGAAACCGAAATGTTCGCATATGACACCTGTTCTCCTCGGCTGGACTGTCTCCATGACCAGCGATCCGCGAAGAACAAGTCGACCTCAGGCTCAGTGTTGAAATCTTGAAATCTGACAAGTTGCATTGGAACGTTCCACTCTCCGTACAGCGTGACCTCCGGTCGCTtgtcgtatcgtatcatatcggAAGTAAACCCGAAGGTCTAGTAGCTAGACTAGGGTCTGGACTgcgaaaatatatttttacattcCATGGATGCACGAAATGCATTCTACAATCCGGTGATGGTCCAGGTAgcatgcatttaatacatttttttacattctatggttgcacgaaatacattctaggatCGAGCGATAGTCCAGGGAGCTTGGacgaaatacattttaatacattcGATACATTTTTTACTTTCTAttgttgcacgaaatacattctaggatCGAGCGATAGTCCAGGGAGCTTGGACgaaatacatttcaattaaTACATTCGATACATTTTTTACTttctatggttgcacgaaatacattctaggatCGAGCGATAGTCCAGGGAGCTTGGacgaaatacattttaattaataCATTCGATACATTTTTTACTttctatggttgcacgaaatacattctaggatCGAGCGATAGTCCAGGGAGCTTGGacgaaatacattttaatacattcGATACATTTTTTACTttctatggttgcacgaaatacattcgaGGATCGAACCGTTTTGATCCTGCAAACTACAGAGGAATCGCATTGCTACCAACTTTGCAAAAACTCTTTCAATTGTGCATTTCCCATCGCCAACAACCATGGCTCCTCGAAAAGAAaatacctcccccccccccccccaaactgGTTATCAACCTGGTCAGAATAATATTACTACAGCATTCTGTATTTTGGAGACAATATTCCAAGTATTTATGTGTAGCCTAGACATTCGCAAAGCTTTTAATTCTTTATGGTGGAATGGTCTATTTCACAATTGTACAACATGGGCGTAAATTCAAAACTTTAGAGGATCTTACAAAATATGTACTAtggacaaaaatgtcaaattgctATAGACATGTATGCATATCCTACATTTCAGGGTGTACGACAGGGAAGCATTCTTTCAACAACTCTTTTCCTAATTTATGGAAATGACGTCTTTGAACGAGAACAGTCACATGACAGTGGTGTCGGATGTTACATGGGTTCGCTATTTCTTGGTTCGCCTGCTTTAGCAGATGACACTTCAATATTAGCACCAACTTGTTCTACATGTCAGAAAATGCTTACAGTAGTTGCATACAATACCATTGTATGTAACTACTGTTCAACAAGAAGACTAAAACTTTCGACCTCAAAATGTAGATTACTACTTAGTTTTTTGAGAATCAACAACTTTAGAGATCGCTCTAGCCCGGATTGAAATCTTTACATTCGTCTTTCCAAtcacttgacttgacttgacgtGGCTTGATGTGACAATTTAAAATACTGTAGTTCAAACTCTTGTAGTTGGAAATAAGTATAAAATAGATAGTAATAACCATGCTGAACTAACTCTTGATTCCTAAAAATCAAATCACAGATAGTCTGtgatcaaaatgtaaatactgtacatgtgatcGCGTCCAACCTATGACAAAACTTACTCAAAACATCCGTTTGCATGTGATATTATAGTGTTCTGTGATGTGCAAAAATGGTTTTCGATATAATTCACACCAAACATCGTTTTCGTTTCATTTTACAATGTTCGATATGTACCATTCGACTCAACTTGACTCTTGACTTGGTTTGACTTCTCTTGACTTGATTTGATTTACCTTGACTTGACCTTGACCTACCTTTACTTGACATTGCTTGAGCTTGCCCTACCTTTAGTTGAGTCTTGACTTGACCTTGACCTACCTTTAGTTGACTTTGCTTGACTCTTTGACTTGATTATCGACTTGAGTTTTGACCTGAACTGACCTGACAATTTAGAGGGTGGGCAAGGGGTATTTtcgtacattgtaatactaatGGGCcattatatttttcattatttgtttaaCGTTGCAATAAAGTCCGTAAAATCGTAATTCAATGGTCGGCGTACTACGTAATCAACTGTTCATTTTGACTATAATCAGTAAAAGTACCACATTTTTCGCACACGTAAATTTTAGAGtaaaatacatacaagtgtATCGTACGATTAAAAGGATACAAGCAACACTAAACGCGATCTCCAAAAACACATACATTCAACAGACAATCATTCAAAATAGTCTGTCAACATTACTCATCTCACCATCAAATTGAATATGTTGTCAGGAGTTTTACAAGGAGTGATATATGTATTAGAATGCCCTTCCAGCAACTTTCCAGTTATAATTGTGAAACGTAATCTCCAGTTTAATTTCTTCGTAAGCCCGCAATTGTTTTTTTCCTCGTAAATGTAAAAACCGAAATTTTATCTTCGTAACTCAACACCCTTGCCCACCCTCAATTGTAGTTCAAGCTCATGGAGTTGTACAAAGAAAAATATCGAACAATCGAATCCTTTACCTTTCTCGTCcacattttttgtttctattttgaattGCGCAAATcttaaaatataccattttcCTAGGCCTATAATCGAATCGGTTGctgtaaaaacaaaatcaaaactaccCATCTTGATCCTTTTGCGTCCATTGAACTCCCTTGGAAAATGtggtaaataaattatttgttaaATTTATTTGGGTGGGCTTTTATCCATTCTAGCTTTGATCAATTGGTATATTTTGCGCCCTCTGTAGAAAGATGCAGGAGAGGGACATGTCTACATATCTATTTAGCCGAATCTGATTTTGGATACTATAACCTTACTATAACCTCAGGCGACactaaaaatgtaacaaattccAACATTGAAGTTTTTGTTATAAACGTATTGCCATTTTTTATGGATTGCTTACATCGATTACTTGCTGGGCCAATGACTGAATCCATGCAAAGCAGTCACGCCATTGTCCTTCAGCTTGTAACAGGACACATTGTGGTAATATAGTGGTGTTTTCAtctttaaaataacaaaaaatacagCCTGTAACATTGAAAAGTAAGCAGTAAACGTTCAATGGAAGTTTGAAGGAGCCAAGTGGGGTGGGTTCGGGAAGGGAACGGCCCTCCCGACCCTGgagattttttaaattcaaggactaaaagaataatttctggtgctattttaacatgtcaaggtagtTATAATGCGAGGTACAACTTGAATCAAAATACTTCAGTGTGAGATGGGTACCCCTGGAATTGTTttaaattcaaggactaaaagaatgTTATGTGATGGTGATAACACCATACCCTCtcctgatcacaattgaaatttgaattcagaaaactaGCACCGAGAAAAATTTACAGTATTCATTCAAGGTACTAGGTCAGGTCAGTGTTCTTAGTAATTTCATTCGATGGTATTGTTCGGTCT
It includes:
- the LOC144445788 gene encoding neo-calmodulin-like, giving the protein METAVTFRVGVMEKYSSMTVNTGMEALVCGIGNVMKVVDVQLIILNGNLVQLYSETHSCSLNIVTMLDLKRAFKRFDKDGNGKIDTNELENVLKSLGQNPTEADVRDMIKKFDADGNGTIEVDEFVTTMQKVIKVPSCEEDVREAFNVFDADNSGYITADELRHVSALIGVGFSDDVVEEKIRKADTDGDGKVQYEEFLQFVKSTYKFK